CGGCGCCATCAACGACGCCATGGGCCGCTTCGACCGGCGCGGTGTCCGCCGCCACATCACCCGCTTCGCCAATCAGCTCGTCGACGGCTTCTGCACCACCGGCAAGGCCGACCTGGTGCACGAGTTCGCCGAGCACCTGCCGATGCTGGTGCTCACCCAGCTGCTCGGGATGCCCGAGGAGTACGGGCCGCAGCTGGTCAAGGCCGCCCGCGACATGATCAAGGGCACCGAGACCGCCGTCGCCAGCAACGCCTACGTACAGGAGACGCTGCGCAAGCTGGTGGTGCGCAAGCACGCCGATCCCGGACCCGACTTCACCAGCTGGCTGCTGGAGCACCCCGCCAAGCTCTCCGACGAGGAGGTCCAGCAGCATCTGCGGCTGGTGCTCATCGCCGCCTTCGAGACCACGGCGAACCTGATCGCGAACACGGTGCGCATGGTGCTGTCCGACCCGCGGTGCCGTGCCAACCTGGCCGGTGGCCACATGACCCTGCCGGACGCGGTCGAGCAGGTCCTGTGGGACGAACCGCCTTTCACGACGATCCTCGGCCGCTGGGCCACCCAGGACACCGAGCTCGCCGGCCAGAAGATCAAGGCGGGTGACGCCCTCGTGCTGGGGCTGGCCGCGGCCAATGTGGACACGGCCATCCGCCCCGACCCGACGGCGCCCGTCCACGGCAACCGTTCCCATCTGGCGTTCAGCGGGGGTGCGCACGAATGCCCCGGCCAGGACATCGGCCGGGCCATCGCTGACACGGGTATCGACGCGCTGCTGAACAGGCTGC
The window above is part of the Streptomyces syringium genome. Proteins encoded here:
- a CDS encoding cytochrome P450, with protein sequence MTPRDEHSRADSATVAPPQCPAHAYGEGGIARLYGPAAEADPMGLYEQLRDRHGAVAPVLLHGDLPAWLILGYRENLDVTRTPSRFSRDSRNWRDMREGKLTPDHPLAPISTWQPICAFADGQVHERWRGAINDAMGRFDRRGVRRHITRFANQLVDGFCTTGKADLVHEFAEHLPMLVLTQLLGMPEEYGPQLVKAARDMIKGTETAVASNAYVQETLRKLVVRKHADPGPDFTSWLLEHPAKLSDEEVQQHLRLVLIAAFETTANLIANTVRMVLSDPRCRANLAGGHMTLPDAVEQVLWDEPPFTTILGRWATQDTELAGQKIKAGDALVLGLAAANVDTAIRPDPTAPVHGNRSHLAFSGGAHECPGQDIGRAIADTGIDALLNRLPDIRLAVAESELNWISSLMSRHLVALPVQFTPQHPQPPEESGLPAQSTAADRSEPDSLEPQTSAPDRSAGIPAPAKPSRPRTSVWKSLTGWFRRR